In Arachis hypogaea cultivar Tifrunner chromosome 17, arahy.Tifrunner.gnm2.J5K5, whole genome shotgun sequence, a single window of DNA contains:
- the LOC140180566 gene encoding uncharacterized protein — MGHNSRTNGQVEAANKVILLGLKKRLDNKKGAWADELASVLWSYRTTEQSATGETPFRLTYGVDAVIPVEIGEPSPRLLLAGVNEAVEKDLVEETREMAHLSETALKQRIALRYNTKVLRRDFEERDLVLRRNDVGVPTPGEGKLAANWEGPYRIKEVLGKGAYKLERLDGKEIPRTSNAGNLRRFYS; from the coding sequence ATGGGACACAATTCGCGGACAAATGGGCAAGTAGAAGCCGCAAACAAAGTCATCCTACTTGGCTTAAAGAAGCGCCTAGACAACAAGAAAGGAGCATGGGCTGACGAGCTCGCTTCTGTCCTGTGGTCCTACCGAACAACCGAGCAAAGCGCCACGGGGGAAACCCCTTTCCGCCTAACATACGGGGTTGACGCGGTGATACCCGTCGAAATCGGCGAGCCAAGCCCCCGGCTACTACTCGCAGGTGTGAACGAAGCGGTGGAAAAGGACCTGGTGGAGGAGACAAGGGAGATGGCTCACTTATCAGAAACGGCGTTAAAACAAAGAATAGCCCTGCGTTACAACACTAAAGTCCTCAGAAGAGATTTCGAGGAAAGAGACCTCGTCCTACGACGCAACGACGTCGGCGTGCCGACCCCGGGAGAAGGGAAGCTGGCAGCaaattgggaaggtccctacaggatTAAAGAGGTGCTCGGAAAAGGTGCCTACAAGCTCGAAAGACTCGACGGCAAGGAAATACCTAGAACATCGAATGCGGGTAACCTAAGAAGGTTCTACTCATGA
- the LOC112766744 gene encoding UNC93-like protein 1, whose translation MVLNNVDEESSRKSKASSMVRYNSALGQIMMIGVVCFCCPGMFNALSGMGGGGQVDHTASNNSLTALYTAFAVFGVLGGGIYNILGPHLTLFAGCSTYVVYAGSFLYYNHHKHQAFAVVAGALLGIGAGLLWAAQGAIMTSYPPSNRKGTYISIFWSIFNMGGVIGGLIPFILNYHRSEAASVNDGTYIAFMCFMSLGTLLSLAILPASKVVRDDGTKCSSIMYSNVSTECFEILKLFLNWKMLLIVPAAWSSNFFYTYQFNNVNGALFNLRTRGLNNVFYWGAQMLGSVGIGHIMDFSFKSRRKRGIVGISLVALLGSAIWIGGLINQIKYSSNNNGLTEKLDFKDSGSRFAGPFVLYFCFGLLDAIFQSMVYWVIGALADDSEILSRYTGFYKGIQSAGAAVAWQVDTHKVSPMSQLIANWVLTTISYPLLLTVVILAVKDDNKDENNNAQKS comes from the exons ATGGTTCTCAACAATGTTGATGAAGAATCAAGCAGAAAATCAAAAGCGTCATCAATGGTAAGGTACAACTCAGCATTGGGTCAGATAATGATGATTGGGGTAGTATGCTTCTGTTGCCCTGGAATGTTCAATGCACTATCAGGGATGGGTGGTGGAGGCCAAGTTGACCACACTGCCTCCAACAACTCCCTCACGGCACTCTACACCGCCTTCGCCGTCTTCGGCGTCCTCGGCGGTGGCATCTACAACATCCTTGGACCTCACCTTACGCTCTTCGCAGGTTGTTCCACCTATGTTGTTTACGCGGGTTCGTTCCTCTACTATAACCATCACAAGCACCAAGCTTTTGCGGTTGTTGCTGGTGCACTCCTTGGTATTGGTGCTGGTCTTCTTTGGGCTGCACAAG GTGCTATAATGACATCTTACCCTCCATCAAACAGAAAAGGGACTTACATATCAATTTTCTGGAGCATATTCAACATGGGGGGTGTAATTGGTGGCTTGATTCCTTTTATATTGAACTACCATCGCAGTGAAGCTGCTTCTGTCAATGATGGAACCTACATAGCCTTCATGTGCTTCATGTCATTGGGGACACTCTTGTCTTTGGCTATTTTGCCTGCAAGTAAG GTTGTGCGCGACGATGGGACAAAGTGTAGCAGCATCATGTACTCAAATGTGTCCACTGAATGCTTTGAGATTCTCAAGTTGTTCCTCAATTGGAAGATGCTTCTAATTGTTCCTGCTGCATGGTCAAGCAATTTCTTCTACACCTACCAGTTCAACAATGTCAATGGGGCATTGTTCAATTTGAGGACTAGGGGTTTGAACAATGTGTTCTATTGGGGTGCACAAATGTTGGGGTCAGTTGGGATTGGACACATAATGGATTTCAGCTTCAAGAGTAGAAGGAAGAGGGGTATTGTGGGAATTTCATTGGTTGCTCTTCTTGGGTCTGCTATTTGGATTGGTGGACTCATCAATCAGATCAAGTACTCTTCAAATAATAATGGATTGACTGAAAAGTTGGATTTTAAGGACTCAGGGTCAAGATTTGCTGGTCCTTTTGTATTGtatttttgttttggtttgcttgaTGCCATCTTCCAAAGTATGGTTTATTGGGTCATTGGAGCACTTGCTGATGATTCTGAGATTCTTAGCAG ATACACAGGGTTCTACAAAGGAATACAAAGTGCAGGAGCTGCAGTTGCTTGGCAAGTTGACACACACAAGGTGTCTCCAATGTCTCAATTGATTGCGAACTGGGTTCTCACTACAATAAGCTATCCATTACTTCTAACTGTTGTCATCTTAGCTGTGAAAGATGACAATAAGGATGAAAATAACAATGCCCAAAAATCATAA